One genomic region from Microcystis panniformis FACHB-1757 encodes:
- a CDS encoding DUF433 domain-containing protein codes for MTIITLSRYVTRNNEILGGEPIIEGTRTSIRAIVGLWRLGVMPEEIPTHLPHLTLAQVFDALSFYLDHQAEINEYIERNQVPDELVHPSVKAALGEL; via the coding sequence ATGACGATTATCACTCTTTCACGTTATGTCACCAGAAACAATGAGATTTTAGGTGGAGAGCCAATTATTGAAGGCACTCGCACATCTATTCGCGCAATCGTCGGTCTGTGGCGATTAGGTGTGATGCCAGAGGAAATTCCAACTCATTTACCTCATTTGACCTTAGCACAAGTGTTCGATGCCTTGAGTTTTTATTTGGATCATCAAGCAGAAATTAACGAGTACATTGAGCGTAATCAAGTCCCCGATGAGTTGGTTCATCCTTCTGTAAAGGCTGCTTTGGGTGAGCTATGA
- a CDS encoding ABC transporter substrate-binding protein has protein sequence MVKFWRGLTVFLISCLLLISLTACGNPVRRNQVVISVLSDPKTFNAVLSAESPNIFGLTYEGLLTENPITGKKEPVLAESWTISDDNLSIIFTIREGLKWSDGQPLTVDDVVFTYKKLYLNPDIPNNYRDSLRIGLKKEFPVITKLDNRRIEFKLPEPFAPFLDAVSSPILPKHALEKTIQKKSPDGRLEFLSTWGLDTPPDKIVFNGAYKLKEYITGQRIIFENNPYYWKKDAQGQQLPHITSVIWAIVESQDTTLLQFRSGSLDSIAVTPEFFSLLKTEEERGNFTIFNGGPAYGTQFISFNLNQGKRNGKPLVEPIKSRWFNNLNFRQAIAYGINRQRMIDDIYRGLGQEQNSFISIQSPFYDKTLKGYDYNPEKAKELLLEAGFKYNSDNLLVDADNNPVRFNLITNAGNKIREAIGAQIKNDLAAIGIQVDFQAIAFSNLVDKLSNSLDWEAHILGFTGDNEPHAPNIWYVDGNLHAFNQQPQPGSPPIQGWQAADWEKKIADLYVKGSQELDFEKRKVIYNEIQQLQQEYVPFIYLVNPLALGAVRNCFEGIQFSALGGAFWNLEELKKTCGGV, from the coding sequence ATGGTGAAATTTTGGCGGGGATTAACGGTATTTTTAATTTCTTGTTTATTGCTGATTTCCCTAACTGCTTGTGGTAATCCAGTTAGACGCAATCAAGTGGTCATATCGGTATTAAGTGACCCCAAAACCTTTAATGCTGTTTTATCGGCCGAATCCCCGAATATTTTTGGTTTAACCTACGAAGGACTATTAACAGAAAATCCCATTACTGGCAAAAAAGAACCAGTCTTAGCAGAATCTTGGACAATTTCCGATGATAATTTGAGCATTATTTTTACTATAAGAGAGGGTTTAAAATGGTCAGATGGTCAACCATTAACCGTTGATGACGTGGTTTTTACCTATAAAAAATTATATCTAAATCCTGATATTCCCAACAACTACCGCGATAGTTTAAGAATAGGATTAAAAAAAGAATTCCCCGTTATCACCAAACTAGATAATCGCAGAATTGAATTTAAACTACCCGAACCTTTTGCTCCTTTTTTAGATGCTGTCAGTTCACCGATTTTACCTAAACACGCTTTAGAGAAAACTATTCAGAAAAAAAGCCCCGATGGTAGGTTGGAATTTCTCTCCACTTGGGGGTTAGATACTCCTCCCGATAAAATTGTTTTTAATGGTGCTTATAAACTCAAAGAATATATCACGGGACAAAGGATTATTTTTGAGAATAACCCCTACTATTGGAAAAAAGATGCTCAGGGACAACAATTACCCCATATAACTTCAGTAATTTGGGCAATTGTTGAATCTCAGGATACAACTTTACTGCAATTTCGTTCGGGAAGTTTAGATTCTATTGCGGTAACTCCCGAATTTTTCTCCCTCTTAAAAACCGAAGAAGAAAGAGGAAATTTCACTATTTTTAACGGGGGACCTGCCTACGGAACCCAGTTTATTAGTTTTAATCTCAACCAAGGCAAACGCAACGGAAAACCCCTAGTAGAGCCGATTAAATCCCGGTGGTTTAATAACTTAAATTTCCGTCAAGCTATTGCCTATGGCATTAATCGTCAAAGAATGATTGATGATATCTATCGAGGATTGGGACAAGAACAAAACTCTTTTATTTCTATTCAATCGCCTTTTTACGATAAAACCCTGAAAGGTTACGATTATAATCCCGAAAAAGCCAAAGAATTATTATTAGAGGCCGGATTTAAGTATAATAGTGATAATCTGCTAGTCGATGCTGATAATAATCCCGTTAGATTTAACCTAATTACTAATGCAGGAAATAAAATCAGGGAAGCAATTGGGGCGCAAATTAAAAATGATTTAGCCGCAATAGGAATTCAAGTGGATTTTCAAGCGATCGCTTTTAGTAATTTAGTTGATAAACTGAGTAATAGTCTAGATTGGGAGGCACATATTTTAGGTTTTACCGGCGATAATGAACCCCACGCCCCGAATATTTGGTATGTAGATGGAAATCTCCACGCTTTTAACCAACAACCTCAACCGGGTAGTCCTCCGATTCAAGGCTGGCAAGCGGCAGATTGGGAGAAAAAAATCGCTGATTTATACGTCAAAGGTTCCCAAGAATTAGACTTTGAGAAGCGCAAAGTTATCTATAATGAAATTCAACAACTTCAACAGGAATACGTCCCCTTTATTTATCTTGTCAATCCCCTCGCTTTGGGGGCGGTGCGTAACTGCTTTGAAGGAATACAATTCTCCGCCTTGGGTGGGGCATTCTGGAATCTAGAAGAATTAAAGAAAACCTGTGGAGGTGTTTAA
- a CDS encoding DUF5615 family PIN-like protein, translated as MSIFASLYMDEDMSALVATLLRSRGLDVTTVPEQSTLGKTDSEQLEFAASLGRCLVTHNRVDFERLHLQFIEEGREHCGIIVVPQKTAYEVVQRVSVLVNTLTVDSINNQLLYA; from the coding sequence ATGAGTATATTTGCTTCCCTTTACATGGACGAAGATATGTCAGCGTTAGTTGCAACACTTCTGCGTTCTCGTGGTTTAGATGTCACCACTGTTCCTGAGCAGTCAACTTTAGGCAAAACTGACAGCGAACAATTAGAATTTGCAGCTTCTTTAGGTAGATGTCTTGTCACCCACAACCGAGTTGATTTTGAACGATTACATCTTCAATTCATAGAGGAAGGCAGAGAACATTGTGGAATTATTGTTGTCCCTCAGAAAACTGCCTACGAGGTCGTGCAACGGGTTAGTGTTTTAGTCAACACCTTAACTGTTGATAGTATTAATAATCAGTTACTATACGCATGA
- a CDS encoding glycosyltransferase, translating to MTHFGILCPTASGHINPLLPLGKELQKRGHKVTCFLTLDGEEMVQAAGLDFQAIAPDKYPKGTSAKNLAEIGQLQGTAAVRRTVELVTNSTATLFQTIPQEMRRLGIDALIVDQVSPSGGTIAEKLAIPFVSFAGALVLNRDPLIPPFMTTWDYNPSFIGVIRNKIGYKLLDSLTRPLNELINQQRQEWGLIPYQNINQRYSPLAQISQQPAEFEFPRPNLPAHFHFTGPFHDSSTRKPIPFPYEKLTGQPLIYASLGTIQNRLQSAFNAIAEACADLPVQLVLSLGNTDSNIQITTKNALVVPYAPQLELLTRASLTITHAGLNTTLESLAQAVPMVAIPITNDQPGVSARIKWSGTGEVIPISRLEVPRLRKAIEKVLSFPSYRENALRMQKALQKTGGVKMAADIVEKAISTGQPVLSV from the coding sequence ATGACTCATTTTGGCATTCTTTGTCCCACCGCTTCTGGACATATTAATCCTCTCCTACCTTTAGGAAAAGAATTACAAAAACGCGGTCATAAAGTTACCTGTTTTCTAACTCTTGATGGTGAAGAAATGGTGCAAGCAGCCGGGTTAGATTTTCAGGCAATTGCACCCGACAAATATCCAAAAGGCACATCAGCCAAAAATTTAGCCGAAATTGGTCAATTACAGGGAACAGCCGCCGTCCGACGCACAGTAGAATTAGTAACTAATTCTACCGCGACCCTCTTTCAAACTATCCCCCAAGAGATGCGTCGCTTGGGAATTGATGCCCTAATTGTCGATCAAGTTTCCCCCTCAGGAGGTACAATCGCAGAAAAATTAGCTATTCCCTTTGTCAGTTTTGCCGGGGCATTGGTTTTAAATCGTGATCCGCTTATTCCGCCCTTTATGACCACTTGGGACTATAATCCCTCATTTATCGGGGTTATTCGCAATAAAATTGGCTATAAACTCCTTGACTCTCTGACTCGTCCCCTGAATGAGTTAATCAACCAGCAGCGTCAAGAATGGGGGTTAATTCCCTATCAAAACATCAATCAACGCTATTCCCCCCTTGCTCAAATTAGCCAACAACCTGCCGAATTTGAGTTTCCTCGGCCAAATTTACCCGCTCACTTTCACTTTACTGGCCCCTTTCACGATTCCTCCACCAGAAAACCGATTCCTTTTCCCTACGAAAAATTAACCGGACAACCCTTGATTTATGCGTCCCTCGGTACAATTCAAAATCGCCTACAATCGGCCTTTAATGCGATCGCAGAAGCCTGTGCCGATTTGCCGGTACAATTAGTTTTATCCTTGGGCAACACCGACTCTAACATTCAAATAACGACAAAAAACGCCCTAGTTGTTCCCTACGCTCCTCAATTAGAGCTTTTAACCAGAGCCTCTCTTACTATCACCCACGCAGGCTTAAATACTACCCTAGAATCCCTAGCGCAAGCTGTACCGATGGTGGCCATTCCCATCACTAACGACCAACCGGGGGTATCTGCTCGGATAAAATGGTCGGGGACAGGGGAAGTGATTCCGATTTCCCGTCTAGAAGTTCCCCGTTTACGAAAGGCGATTGAAAAGGTCTTATCCTTCCCCAGTTACCGAGAAAATGCCCTGAGAATGCAAAAAGCACTACAGAAGACTGGAGGAGTGAAAATGGCCGCCGATATCGTCGAAAAAGCCATTTCTACCGGCCAACCCGTCCTATCGGTATAA
- a CDS encoding citrate synthase — protein MTVCEYRPGLEGIPAAQSSISFVDGQKGILEYRGIRIEELAEKSTFLETAYLLIWGVLPTGAELDEFADEIRYHRRIKYRIEDMMKCFPEKGHPMDALQTSAAALGLYYARRALDNPEYIRQAVVRLLAKIPTMVAAFQLIRKGNHPIQPNDSLDYAANFLYMLTEKRPTDLAAKVFDVCLTLHAEHTMNASTFSAMVTASTLTDPYGVIASAVGTLAGPLHGGANEEVLLMLEEIGSVANVRPYVEKCIANKQKVMGFGHRVYKVKDPRSTILQNLAEQLFAELGSDEYYDIALELEQAMVDIYGEKGIYPNVDFYSGLVYRKLGIPNDLFTPIFAISRVAGWLAHWKEQLNANRIFRPTQIYTGQHEVPYTPIEQRS, from the coding sequence ATGACAGTTTGTGAATATCGGCCAGGTTTAGAAGGAATTCCCGCCGCCCAATCGAGTATCAGCTTTGTGGATGGGCAAAAGGGAATCTTAGAGTATCGGGGCATTCGGATTGAGGAACTCGCCGAAAAAAGTACCTTCCTCGAAACCGCCTATCTCCTTATCTGGGGTGTTCTGCCCACGGGGGCGGAACTGGACGAATTTGCCGATGAAATCCGTTATCATCGACGCATCAAGTACCGTATCGAAGACATGATGAAATGCTTCCCCGAAAAAGGCCACCCCATGGATGCGCTACAAACTTCGGCGGCGGCTTTAGGGTTATACTATGCCCGTCGGGCTTTGGATAATCCCGAATATATCCGTCAGGCAGTAGTGCGGCTATTAGCGAAAATCCCCACTATGGTGGCGGCGTTTCAATTGATTCGCAAAGGTAATCATCCCATTCAGCCCAACGATAGTCTTGATTATGCGGCCAATTTCCTCTATATGTTGACGGAAAAAAGACCGACGGATTTAGCGGCGAAAGTTTTCGATGTCTGTTTGACTCTCCACGCTGAACATACCATGAATGCCTCGACTTTTTCGGCTATGGTGACGGCTTCCACTTTAACCGACCCCTACGGTGTCATCGCTTCAGCAGTGGGAACTCTCGCCGGTCCCCTCCACGGTGGGGCAAACGAGGAAGTATTGTTAATGTTAGAGGAAATCGGTTCGGTGGCTAATGTTCGTCCCTATGTGGAAAAATGTATCGCCAACAAACAAAAAGTTATGGGTTTTGGACACCGGGTATATAAAGTTAAGGATCCCCGGTCGACGATTTTACAAAATCTGGCCGAACAATTATTCGCGGAATTAGGTTCCGATGAATACTACGATATCGCCCTAGAATTAGAACAGGCAATGGTGGATATCTACGGCGAAAAAGGTATCTATCCTAATGTGGATTTCTATTCGGGATTGGTTTATCGGAAATTAGGCATCCCCAATGATTTATTTACCCCGATTTTTGCCATCTCCCGGGTGGCTGGTTGGTTGGCCCACTGGAAAGAACAATTAAATGCTAACCGCATTTTCCGTCCTACCCAAATCTACACCGGACAACACGAAGTCCCCTATACACCGATCGAACAACGTTCTTAG